A single window of Dermacentor albipictus isolate Rhodes 1998 colony chromosome 1, USDA_Dalb.pri_finalv2, whole genome shotgun sequence DNA harbors:
- the LOC135896765 gene encoding carbohydrate sulfotransferase 12-like isoform X1 produces MRHSSLVGLFASYHKGRLMPVRVRSSKLCFLAAASCLIVVVHLPQVKTPPWRNIEADKSSTVVKDDNDARRARIKSVCERHRSYLPLQRPTPGIGVNLPSPSRRTVQCDSSQCPLFVDDSRSLAFCFIAKVASTSLKGIFAPLLNVTVDGNGTDALHWSFRYQTLRFGPRTLLQGNRSHYTKALFVRHPFERLVSTYIDKALRGPEEMAWAYKLHWYKIPGVYAKRRSPTFSEFVEYVLATTAENADEHWYPYYALCQPCLLDYDFVGKLETAGRDFPLFFSLVDIGGKADVLAHDNTRHEVRGISATDTEYYFKQLSFHQVMRLYAWYFYDFELFGYDFREYLP; encoded by the exons ATGCGACATAGCTCGCTCGTGGGATTATTCGCCAGCTACCACAAAGGCCGCTTAATGCCCGTAAGAGTTCGCTCGTCGAAACTATGCTTTCTTGCAGCAGCATCATGTCTAATCGTGGTAGTGCACTTGCCTCAAGTGAAAACACCGCCTTGGAGAAACATCGAAGCT GACAAGTCATCCACCGTTGTCAAGGACGACAACGACGCTAGGAGAGCGAGAATCAAGTCGGTGTGCGAGAGGCACCGTTCCTACCTGCCGCTGCAGCGCCCTACTCCTGGTATTGGCGTGAACCTGCCTTCTCCTAGTCGACGCACCGTGCAGTGCGACTCGAGCCAGTGCCCGCTGTTCGTGGACGACTCGCGTTCGCTGGCCTTCTGCTTTATCGCCAAGGTGGCGTCGACCAGCTTGAAAGGCATTTTCGCGCCCCTTCTCAACGTCACCGTTGACGGAAACGGCACCGACGCCCTGCACTGGTCTTTCCGCTACCAGACTCTCCGGTTTGGTCCCAGAACGCTGCTGCAGGGAAACCGAAGCCATTACACGAAG GCGCTGTTCGTGAGGCATCCGTTCGAGCGCCTCGTGTCCACCTACATCGACAAGGCGCTCAGGGGCCCCGAGGAGATGGCGTGGGCCTACAAACTCCACTGGTACAAGATCCCCGGAGTGTATGCCAAGCGGCGCAGCCCGACGTTCTCTGAGTTCGTGGAATACGTGCTGGCGACGACTGCGGAGAACGCGGACGAGCACTGGTATCCGTATTACGCGCTGTGCCAGCCCTGCCTCCTGGACTACGACTTCGTCGGCAAGCTAGAGACAGCGGGCAGGGACTTCCCGCTGTTCTTCTCGCTCGTGGACATCGGAGGGAAGGCGGACGTTCTCGCTCACGACAACACACGGCACGAAGTGCGCGGGATTAGCGCGACAGACACGGAGTACTACTTCAAGCAGCTGTCGTTCCACCAGGTCATGAGACTGTACGCCTGGTACTTTTACGACTTCGAGCTGTTCGGCTACGACTTCAGGGAATATCTACCGTAG
- the LOC135896765 gene encoding carbohydrate sulfotransferase 12-like isoform X2, with protein MDKSSTVVKDDNDARRARIKSVCERHRSYLPLQRPTPGIGVNLPSPSRRTVQCDSSQCPLFVDDSRSLAFCFIAKVASTSLKGIFAPLLNVTVDGNGTDALHWSFRYQTLRFGPRTLLQGNRSHYTKALFVRHPFERLVSTYIDKALRGPEEMAWAYKLHWYKIPGVYAKRRSPTFSEFVEYVLATTAENADEHWYPYYALCQPCLLDYDFVGKLETAGRDFPLFFSLVDIGGKADVLAHDNTRHEVRGISATDTEYYFKQLSFHQVMRLYAWYFYDFELFGYDFREYLP; from the exons GACAAGTCATCCACCGTTGTCAAGGACGACAACGACGCTAGGAGAGCGAGAATCAAGTCGGTGTGCGAGAGGCACCGTTCCTACCTGCCGCTGCAGCGCCCTACTCCTGGTATTGGCGTGAACCTGCCTTCTCCTAGTCGACGCACCGTGCAGTGCGACTCGAGCCAGTGCCCGCTGTTCGTGGACGACTCGCGTTCGCTGGCCTTCTGCTTTATCGCCAAGGTGGCGTCGACCAGCTTGAAAGGCATTTTCGCGCCCCTTCTCAACGTCACCGTTGACGGAAACGGCACCGACGCCCTGCACTGGTCTTTCCGCTACCAGACTCTCCGGTTTGGTCCCAGAACGCTGCTGCAGGGAAACCGAAGCCATTACACGAAG GCGCTGTTCGTGAGGCATCCGTTCGAGCGCCTCGTGTCCACCTACATCGACAAGGCGCTCAGGGGCCCCGAGGAGATGGCGTGGGCCTACAAACTCCACTGGTACAAGATCCCCGGAGTGTATGCCAAGCGGCGCAGCCCGACGTTCTCTGAGTTCGTGGAATACGTGCTGGCGACGACTGCGGAGAACGCGGACGAGCACTGGTATCCGTATTACGCGCTGTGCCAGCCCTGCCTCCTGGACTACGACTTCGTCGGCAAGCTAGAGACAGCGGGCAGGGACTTCCCGCTGTTCTTCTCGCTCGTGGACATCGGAGGGAAGGCGGACGTTCTCGCTCACGACAACACACGGCACGAAGTGCGCGGGATTAGCGCGACAGACACGGAGTACTACTTCAAGCAGCTGTCGTTCCACCAGGTCATGAGACTGTACGCCTGGTACTTTTACGACTTCGAGCTGTTCGGCTACGACTTCAGGGAATATCTACCGTAG